Within the Candidatus Methylomirabilota bacterium genome, the region GTACAGCGTAGTCGCTCGCGCGGAAGACATCGGCGGCGGCGCTCGCGACCTGCTCCACAGCTACCAGTGGATCGGGCGCGCGCTGGTCTCGGGGCTCCGGGCGCTCGGTGCTCCCGTCGAGATGATCGGTGCCGTGCGCGAGGGGCCCACGCCCGCCTTCTGCTTCGCGCGGACGGGGAGCTGCGAGATCGAGCTCGCCGGTCGCAAGGTCGTCGGCAGCGCCCAACGGCGCTACGGGAGCGCGTTCCTCCAGCACGGCTCCGTCCTGCTCGGGATCGACCTGCCGCGGGTCCGCGAGGTCTTTCCGACGACGCGCGATCCGCTCGCGTCGCTGACGACGCTCGAGGCGGCGCTCGGCCACAGTCCGAAGTTCGACGACGTGGCGGCGGCGCTCGGCGACGCCTTCGCGCGCGAGCACGGGCTCGACCTCCGGCCCGACGGGCTCAGCGCCGACGAGACCGCGGCCGTCGCCCGGCTCGTCAGGGAGAAGTACGCCACCGACGAGTGGCTCCGCGGCCCCGCGTGAGCCGCGAGTACCCGGACCACCCGCGCGTCGGCGTCGGCGCCG harbors:
- a CDS encoding biotin/lipoate A/B protein ligase family protein, with protein sequence MTERPWRLLVTEPADGATNMAVDEALWLGRRAGTSPPTIRFFAWAPPTVSLGYGQPLDGHVDVAACARLGVGLVRRPTGGSAIYHDGPERELTYSVVARAEDIGGGARDLLHSYQWIGRALVSGLRALGAPVEMIGAVREGPTPAFCFARTGSCEIELAGRKVVGSAQRRYGSAFLQHGSVLLGIDLPRVREVFPTTRDPLASLTTLEAALGHSPKFDDVAAALGDAFAREHGLDLRPDGLSADETAAVARLVREKYATDEWLRGPA